In Pseudomonas sp. GCEP-101, one DNA window encodes the following:
- a CDS encoding universal stress protein, translating into MKSLMVATDLSGRSEKALHRAAALAKRYACPWSVVYVVDEDQPSALVEQEVTQVRLMLEARLVELTELGGTCPKLLVERGDPNQQILAAAKKQNCELLVMGAHRKSVLRDIFVGTTVERVLRAGQLPVLVVNQPAGGEYRDLLIALDTSPASAHAVEVADQLGLLEGAVRRGVYAFSPLAKGMMQYSGVSEERIDEFVGTESRQAVDDLKKFLHEQHLEGRIDEQLVAVGLPGNVLQRMVDKHRPDLLVMGTRGMGGIKRALIGSVADYALRELDCDILVVPPEA; encoded by the coding sequence ATGAAGTCGTTAATGGTCGCAACGGATCTGTCCGGCCGTTCCGAAAAGGCTTTGCACCGTGCCGCAGCGCTGGCCAAGCGCTACGCCTGCCCGTGGAGCGTGGTCTACGTGGTCGACGAGGACCAGCCTTCGGCGCTGGTCGAGCAGGAAGTCACCCAGGTGCGCCTGATGCTCGAAGCGCGACTGGTGGAACTCACCGAACTGGGCGGCACCTGCCCGAAACTGCTGGTGGAGCGCGGCGATCCGAATCAACAGATTCTTGCCGCGGCGAAGAAGCAGAACTGCGAGCTGCTGGTGATGGGCGCGCACCGCAAGAGCGTGCTGCGCGACATCTTCGTCGGCACCACCGTCGAGCGTGTGCTGCGCGCCGGGCAACTGCCGGTGCTGGTGGTCAACCAGCCGGCCGGCGGGGAATACCGCGACCTGCTGATCGCCCTCGACACCTCGCCGGCGTCGGCCCATGCGGTGGAAGTGGCCGATCAACTGGGCCTGCTCGAAGGTGCCGTGCGCCGCGGCGTCTATGCCTTCAGCCCGCTGGCCAAGGGGATGATGCAGTACTCCGGGGTGAGCGAGGAGCGCATCGACGAATTCGTCGGCACCGAATCGCGCCAGGCGGTGGATGACCTGAAGAAATTCCTCCACGAGCAGCACCTGGAAGGCCGCATCGATGAACAACTGGTGGCCGTCGGGCTGCCGGGCAACGTGCTGCAGCGGATGGTCGACAAGCATCGGCCCGATCTGCTGGTCATGGGTACTCGGGGTATGGGCGGGATCAAGCGTGCCCTGATCGGCAGTGTTGCCGACTACGCTCTGCGCGAACTGGATTGTGACATCCTGGTCGTGCCGCCGGAGGCCTGA